The following coding sequences lie in one Marinobacter sp. ANT_B65 genomic window:
- the dctP gene encoding TRAP transporter substrate-binding protein DctP: MKLFAKARKTLTVYASALTLGITAALSAAPVAAQETFTWKVQSHWPGASSSYTDSLVRLQRVLDERTDGRLKLKLYEAGALFKAQETFNAVSRGILEMGTISPGYAQDKVSLAGIASGLPFAFRNVWEAAYFHQAMGFEQMLRDEAAEHGVYWATDKVYPTEMVIKKPINNWDDFTSLKIRSSGALQKFLTEAGAAASYIPGSELYSALDSGIVDGAHWGAAQGAASMALYEVAKYHVQPALNIAGTDVIIVSQKALDKLPEDMQKIVKDALNEQFWIRTNEYLYKERTTLAKVIAEQGVQVNILPDEVQDRLVQTAQAMWDEEGKRSDNAKKALDMLKSYLGELGYL; encoded by the coding sequence ATGAAACTCTTTGCCAAAGCACGCAAGACACTGACCGTTTACGCGTCAGCCCTGACTCTGGGCATTACTGCCGCCTTGAGTGCTGCACCCGTAGCCGCTCAGGAAACCTTCACCTGGAAAGTGCAGTCCCACTGGCCAGGCGCCAGCAGCTCCTACACCGACAGCCTCGTAAGACTGCAACGGGTTCTGGACGAGCGGACCGACGGACGCCTGAAGCTCAAACTTTACGAAGCTGGCGCACTGTTCAAGGCCCAGGAAACATTCAATGCGGTAAGCCGCGGCATCCTGGAAATGGGAACAATCTCTCCGGGCTATGCTCAGGATAAGGTTTCTCTTGCTGGTATCGCTTCCGGCCTGCCATTTGCGTTTCGTAACGTCTGGGAAGCCGCCTACTTCCACCAGGCCATGGGTTTCGAGCAAATGCTTCGCGATGAAGCTGCGGAACATGGCGTTTACTGGGCGACAGACAAGGTTTATCCCACCGAGATGGTTATCAAAAAGCCGATCAACAACTGGGATGATTTCACCAGTCTGAAGATCCGCTCCTCCGGCGCTCTGCAAAAATTCCTGACCGAAGCTGGCGCTGCAGCATCTTACATCCCGGGCAGCGAACTCTACTCTGCACTCGACTCAGGCATTGTTGACGGTGCCCACTGGGGCGCGGCTCAGGGTGCAGCCAGTATGGCTCTGTATGAAGTTGCCAAGTACCACGTTCAACCGGCCCTGAACATAGCTGGAACCGATGTCATCATTGTCAGCCAGAAGGCGCTGGACAAACTGCCGGAAGACATGCAGAAGATCGTCAAAGATGCGCTCAACGAGCAGTTCTGGATTCGTACCAACGAATACCTCTATAAAGAGCGTACAACTCTGGCCAAGGTCATTGCAGAACAAGGTGTTCAGGTAAACATTCTGCCGGACGAAGTTCAGGACAGACTGGTCCAGACAGCTCAGGCCATGTGGGACGAGGAAGGCAAGCGCAGCGACAACGCCAAGAAGGCGCTGGACATGCTGAAAAGCTACCTGGGTGAACTCGGCTACCTCTGA
- a CDS encoding enoyl-CoA hydratase-related protein has product MIEIQQSQGVLQLVINRPEKKNALTRDMYQQLGDAVFRANNDETVNAIVISGAGGVFTAGNDLDDFRARATDENPKPSAGLVFIEALINSDTPVIAAVEGLAIGIGTTLLLHVDVVVAAESAKFKTAFVDLGLVPEAASTVTMPLHLGARRTTDLLLLGEVLNGNEARECGLVSRVVDDGQALAEAMIVAAGLATKPREALRASKRLIRAPWREQVEQALAREREVFSERLRSEDCRAALDKLPGAERA; this is encoded by the coding sequence ATGATCGAAATTCAGCAGTCTCAAGGTGTGCTCCAGCTTGTTATCAACCGGCCAGAGAAGAAGAATGCCCTGACCCGGGATATGTACCAGCAGTTAGGTGACGCAGTATTTCGTGCCAACAATGACGAAACAGTTAACGCAATTGTTATCTCCGGTGCGGGAGGCGTGTTTACCGCCGGTAATGATCTGGATGATTTTCGCGCTCGCGCCACGGATGAAAACCCGAAGCCTTCCGCCGGGCTGGTGTTTATCGAAGCTCTGATCAACAGTGACACGCCGGTAATTGCTGCGGTTGAAGGTCTGGCTATCGGCATAGGCACCACTTTGCTGTTGCACGTGGATGTGGTGGTTGCAGCAGAAAGTGCAAAATTCAAAACAGCGTTTGTGGATCTAGGATTGGTTCCCGAGGCTGCCTCCACGGTTACCATGCCCTTGCACCTTGGGGCTCGCAGAACCACGGACCTGCTGCTGTTGGGCGAGGTACTCAATGGTAACGAAGCAAGAGAATGTGGGCTCGTAAGCCGGGTTGTGGATGATGGGCAGGCGTTGGCTGAAGCGATGATCGTTGCGGCAGGTCTGGCAACCAAGCCCCGCGAAGCGCTGCGGGCCAGCAAACGACTGATCCGGGCTCCCTGGCGTGAGCAGGTAGAACAAGCTCTGGCGCGGGAACGGGAAGTATTTTCTGAGCGTCTTAGGTCTGAGGATTGCCGGGCCGCTCTGGATAAGCTGCCCGGCGCTGAGAGGGCTTAA
- a CDS encoding class I adenylate-forming enzyme family protein: protein MKSNLNEMPVYAPLIQNESMEAIGHRIQEFANSRADHPALISEQGTLSWRQLLDRINQIANRLRDAGLQPGEAVAALSENSADYVALYLGAITAGGCMVPLSGMASAEALNLMLSDCSAQFLFVSQKNRELLQSFRAGLKELPDDRIISLDADNDGIGKTLNDWLANASTEARPADVSLDNPFNIIYSSGTTGTPKGILHDYRFRQRQMLRMSRYGLDGEAINLVSTPLYSNTTLVSVLPTLFHGGTIVIMAKFDARRFLELAETHRVTHAMLVPVQYQRILADKEFDRFDLSSFKLKLCTSAPLRPEIIGDAMARWPGNIREVYGLTEGGISTSLDCAAYPDKWNTVGLPTEGAEVRVIGEDGQELPKGETGELVGRAISMMRGYVNRPEQTQEMLWTSPEGDVFYRSGDMGRIDEDGFIHILDRRKDMIISGGFNIYAVDLEKALLAHPAVDDAAVIGIPSEQWGETPLGLVVLKPGHKNSGPEVLDWANSQLGKSQRISAIELRDELPRSTIGKILKRELRAPYWQNTAI, encoded by the coding sequence ATGAAAAGTAACCTGAACGAAATGCCGGTGTACGCACCCTTAATCCAGAATGAATCCATGGAAGCCATCGGGCACCGGATCCAGGAGTTTGCGAACAGCCGTGCTGATCACCCTGCGCTGATCAGCGAACAGGGCACCTTGAGCTGGCGGCAACTGCTTGACCGGATCAACCAGATTGCCAACCGCCTCAGAGATGCAGGGCTTCAGCCCGGCGAAGCAGTTGCCGCCTTATCGGAAAACAGCGCTGACTATGTCGCGCTCTATCTTGGCGCAATTACTGCCGGCGGCTGCATGGTGCCGCTTTCAGGTATGGCCAGTGCAGAAGCACTAAACCTTATGCTGTCCGATTGCTCCGCTCAGTTTCTGTTCGTGTCACAGAAAAACCGTGAGCTCCTGCAAAGCTTCCGCGCCGGGCTGAAGGAATTACCGGATGACCGGATTATTTCTCTGGATGCAGACAACGATGGTATTGGCAAAACACTGAACGACTGGCTGGCCAACGCCTCCACCGAGGCCCGGCCTGCAGATGTATCACTGGATAACCCCTTCAACATCATCTACAGCTCCGGAACCACAGGCACGCCCAAGGGCATCCTCCACGACTACCGGTTCCGGCAGCGGCAGATGTTGCGCATGAGTCGCTACGGGCTGGATGGAGAGGCCATTAACCTGGTTTCCACGCCGCTGTACTCCAACACCACACTGGTTTCGGTATTACCGACGTTATTTCACGGCGGAACAATCGTGATCATGGCCAAGTTCGATGCACGACGGTTTCTTGAGCTGGCAGAGACACATCGCGTCACTCACGCCATGCTGGTGCCTGTGCAGTACCAGAGAATCCTGGCTGACAAAGAGTTTGATCGCTTTGACCTTTCCAGTTTCAAGCTGAAACTGTGCACCAGCGCACCGCTGCGTCCGGAAATCATCGGAGATGCCATGGCACGCTGGCCTGGTAACATCCGCGAGGTGTACGGCCTGACCGAAGGCGGCATTTCCACCAGCCTCGACTGTGCGGCGTACCCGGACAAATGGAACACCGTGGGTCTGCCCACAGAAGGCGCTGAAGTACGTGTGATTGGCGAGGATGGCCAGGAACTGCCAAAAGGCGAAACAGGCGAACTCGTTGGCCGCGCAATTTCAATGATGCGGGGTTATGTGAACCGGCCTGAACAGACTCAGGAAATGCTGTGGACCAGCCCTGAAGGCGATGTGTTCTATCGCAGCGGAGATATGGGGCGAATCGACGAGGACGGTTTTATCCACATCCTCGATCGCCGCAAGGACATGATCATATCGGGTGGATTCAATATCTATGCGGTAGATCTTGAAAAAGCCCTGCTGGCTCACCCTGCAGTAGACGATGCTGCCGTTATCGGCATTCCCAGCGAACAATGGGGAGAAACCCCTCTGGGTCTTGTCGTTCTCAAGCCCGGACACAAGAATTCCGGGCCAGAGGTACTTGATTGGGCCAACAGCCAGCTGGGTAAAAGCCAACGCATCTCTGCTATTGAGCTCCGCGACGAGCTTCCCCGCTCCACCATAGGCAAAATTCTGAAGCGGGAGCTGCGCGCGCCCTATTGGCAGAATACCGCGATTTAA
- a CDS encoding SDR family NAD(P)-dependent oxidoreductase yields the protein MGRFDGRVAIVTGAGSGIGRATAIRLAREGARVVMADTSESGLVESENLMPEGAEYVRHLVNVADEAQVKELVSKTISAFGKIDVLCNIAGISSSGKGYPRVTDNERDEWDKVLSVNLIGTMLLIKHVAPHMQARKLGSIVNTASVAGVRSGAGGNAYSASKAGVINLTMTAACDLGDCNVRVNAVCPGLVETGMTKAVFDYARANEKAHKLGNRCELRRYGDPEEIAAAILFFASDDASYITGQALPVDGGNTASLNLPGMKV from the coding sequence ATGGGGCGTTTTGATGGCAGAGTGGCTATTGTCACTGGGGCAGGCAGCGGCATAGGCCGCGCGACCGCCATACGGCTGGCGCGGGAAGGCGCGCGGGTGGTTATGGCGGATACGTCCGAGTCGGGGCTGGTTGAGAGCGAGAATCTGATGCCGGAAGGTGCAGAATACGTTCGCCATCTCGTGAATGTTGCCGATGAGGCGCAGGTGAAGGAACTGGTAAGCAAAACCATCAGCGCCTTCGGGAAAATTGACGTCCTCTGCAACATTGCCGGTATTTCAAGCTCAGGGAAAGGTTACCCGCGGGTAACCGATAATGAGCGGGACGAGTGGGACAAGGTGTTGTCGGTCAATCTGATTGGCACCATGTTGCTCATCAAGCATGTGGCCCCTCACATGCAGGCACGCAAGCTCGGTTCCATTGTGAACACCGCTTCGGTGGCTGGTGTCCGCTCTGGCGCCGGCGGTAATGCCTACAGCGCCTCCAAGGCCGGAGTAATAAACCTCACCATGACCGCTGCATGCGATCTTGGTGATTGCAACGTTCGGGTTAATGCAGTCTGCCCGGGCCTTGTTGAGACAGGCATGACGAAAGCGGTATTCGACTACGCCCGCGCCAATGAAAAAGCCCACAAACTTGGTAATCGCTGCGAACTGCGTCGTTATGGCGACCCGGAAGAAATTGCGGCTGCCATTCTGTTTTTTGCCAGTGACGATGCCAGTTATATCACCGGGCAGGCGCTACCGGTGGATGGCGGCAACACGGCTTCCCTGAACCTGCCAGGAATGAAAGTGTAA
- a CDS encoding PaaI family thioesterase, giving the protein MNNQEPLYADSSELPGFHNLLGYQQVSWEENEAVMELKLQPKHLNLGGVIHGGVLTSLLDITMAQAGTYCPFPGRLRKAITLSLTTTFTGQCSGGTIRVTGRKRAGGTRIFNSTGEVHDDKGNLLAIAEGTFRVRSGSDKPEGVPL; this is encoded by the coding sequence ATGAATAATCAAGAACCCCTTTATGCCGACAGCTCTGAATTGCCGGGTTTTCATAATCTGCTTGGTTACCAACAGGTTTCCTGGGAAGAAAACGAAGCAGTCATGGAGCTGAAGTTACAGCCCAAACACCTGAATCTTGGTGGTGTGATTCATGGGGGTGTGCTGACGTCACTGCTTGATATTACGATGGCTCAGGCTGGCACTTACTGCCCCTTTCCGGGGCGGCTGCGCAAAGCCATAACCCTGTCCCTGACGACTACCTTCACCGGCCAGTGTTCTGGTGGAACCATCCGGGTGACGGGTCGAAAGCGTGCAGGTGGTACGCGAATCTTCAACAGCACCGGCGAAGTTCATGATGATAAGGGTAATCTCCTTGCCATCGCTGAAGGTACGTTCCGGGTCCGGTCTGGCAGTGATAAGCCAGAGGGCGTTCCTCTCTGA
- a CDS encoding acyl-CoA dehydrogenase family protein, protein MFELSDKAKKLQVQLNDFMDAYIYPNEHTHHEQIGKAENRWAPVPIIEELKAKAKAAGLWNLFLPESDLGAGLTNFEYAHLCEIMGRSEMAPEVFNCSAPDTGNMETIARYGNEEQQEKWLKPLLAGEIRSCFSMTEPDVASSDATNIACEIRREGDEYVINGKKWWSSGAMTTTCKIAIVMGKTDPTAPKHQQQSMILVPLDAPGVKLVRPLTVFGYDHAPHGHAEIHYENVRVPVSNILLGEGRGFEIAQGRLGPGRIHHCMRTIGVAERALELMCKRANEREAFGKPLSGFDSIRKDIARSRIEIEQARLLTLKAAHMMDTVGNKVARQEIAMIKVIAPSMALKILDRAIQVHGGAGVSQDTFLASAWAKVRTLRLADGPDEVHLDSVAKIEMRQYR, encoded by the coding sequence ATGTTCGAATTGTCTGATAAAGCCAAAAAACTTCAAGTGCAGTTGAACGATTTTATGGATGCGTACATTTATCCCAATGAACACACGCATCACGAACAGATTGGAAAGGCAGAGAACCGCTGGGCTCCGGTTCCGATCATTGAAGAGCTGAAAGCAAAGGCGAAGGCCGCGGGGCTCTGGAATCTGTTTCTGCCTGAGAGCGATCTGGGCGCCGGCCTGACCAACTTTGAATACGCTCATCTTTGCGAAATCATGGGTCGTTCCGAAATGGCTCCGGAAGTATTCAACTGCTCCGCTCCAGACACCGGCAATATGGAAACCATCGCCCGTTACGGCAATGAAGAGCAGCAGGAAAAGTGGCTGAAACCTTTGCTTGCAGGTGAAATCCGTTCCTGCTTCTCCATGACAGAACCGGATGTTGCCTCTTCGGATGCCACCAATATTGCCTGTGAAATTCGTCGTGAAGGCGATGAGTATGTGATCAACGGCAAAAAATGGTGGTCATCAGGTGCCATGACTACCACCTGTAAAATTGCCATCGTTATGGGCAAGACTGATCCAACCGCGCCAAAGCATCAGCAGCAGTCCATGATCCTGGTACCGCTGGACGCGCCTGGCGTAAAGCTGGTCCGGCCGCTGACTGTATTCGGATACGATCACGCACCCCATGGCCATGCGGAGATTCATTACGAAAACGTACGGGTTCCTGTCAGTAATATTCTGCTGGGTGAGGGGCGCGGTTTTGAAATCGCCCAGGGTCGCCTCGGGCCAGGACGTATTCACCACTGCATGCGCACCATTGGTGTTGCGGAACGTGCGCTGGAACTGATGTGCAAGCGTGCCAACGAGCGCGAAGCTTTCGGCAAACCCTTGTCTGGTTTTGACTCTATCCGTAAGGACATCGCCCGTAGCCGTATCGAGATTGAGCAGGCTCGTCTGTTAACGCTCAAGGCAGCTCACATGATGGATACCGTCGGTAATAAGGTAGCTCGTCAGGAAATTGCCATGATCAAGGTGATTGCTCCCAGCATGGCGCTGAAGATACTTGACCGTGCCATTCAGGTACACGGTGGGGCCGGCGTGAGCCAGGACACCTTCCTTGCGTCAGCCTGGGCCAAGGTTCGTACGCTGAGACTTGCGGATGGTCCGGATGAGGTGCATCTGGATTCGGTCGCCAAAATCGAAATGCGCCAGTATCGCTAA
- a CDS encoding SDR family NAD(P)-dependent oxidoreductase, with protein sequence MNNPLFDMTGKVALITGSTKGIGLSIAEEMARLGAKVVISSRKADVCEQVANDLKAQGYEAMAIPCHVGKKDDLQNLVNKTNEAWGAIDVLICNAATNPVYGPTSEMTDEAWDKIMDTNVKGTFWLTGMVLPQMAEKGEGAVVLLSSIAGIRGNTTIGTYGVSKAAEAALARNLAVEWGPKGIRINSIAPGLIKTDFAKALWEDPVRVKRAEDKTPLRRIGDPVDIAGLAVFLSTKASAYITGQTIVADGGETIC encoded by the coding sequence ATGAACAATCCACTTTTTGATATGACCGGCAAAGTAGCCCTGATCACGGGTTCAACCAAGGGCATAGGCCTTTCAATTGCCGAAGAAATGGCCCGGCTGGGCGCGAAAGTTGTTATCTCCAGCCGCAAGGCCGACGTCTGCGAACAGGTTGCGAATGATCTGAAAGCCCAGGGGTATGAGGCTATGGCCATACCCTGCCACGTTGGTAAAAAAGACGACCTGCAGAACCTGGTGAACAAGACAAACGAAGCCTGGGGCGCTATCGACGTACTCATATGCAATGCCGCCACTAACCCGGTGTATGGCCCAACCTCGGAAATGACTGACGAGGCCTGGGACAAGATTATGGACACCAACGTTAAAGGGACCTTCTGGCTTACCGGTATGGTACTGCCGCAGATGGCAGAGAAGGGCGAAGGTGCCGTTGTGCTGCTGTCCAGCATCGCAGGCATTCGTGGCAACACCACTATCGGTACCTACGGTGTGTCCAAAGCGGCAGAAGCTGCACTGGCCAGAAACCTGGCCGTGGAGTGGGGTCCGAAGGGCATCCGTATCAACAGCATAGCTCCTGGTCTGATCAAAACCGATTTTGCCAAAGCCCTCTGGGAAGATCCCGTGCGTGTGAAGCGGGCAGAAGACAAAACCCCATTGAGAAGAATTGGTGATCCGGTAGATATCGCCGGTCTGGCCGTATTCCTGTCAACCAAAGCCAGCGCATACATAACCGGACAAACCATAGTAGCCGACGGCGGCGAAACCATCTGTTGA
- a CDS encoding phosphotransferase — MSITPELVDVLPAHKFDEAKLLSWLRQAMPDFGNRLVVKQFQGGQSNPTFLLDSDSGRYVLRKKPPGKTLPSAHMVEREYKVIRALSDNTSLPVPKARVLCEDSDIIGTPFYVMDFLEGRIVSHSALRALDRRERLPAHYSAIDTLAELHSVDVNAVGLGDYGRPEGYVARQVARWSKQYLAAKTDEMPAMDKLMAWLPENLPSTDECAIAHGDYRFGNLMLAPDKPEVIAILDWELSTLGHPLADLAYYCLPYHLPSDMPGMRGLKGEDLEALGVLDEQETIARYCARTGREEIADWHVYLAFSLFRLASIVQGVYKRALDGNAANANALEVGKRASLLAETGWKIACEGEQK, encoded by the coding sequence ATGAGCATAACCCCAGAGCTGGTAGATGTCCTTCCGGCCCACAAATTCGACGAAGCCAAACTTTTGTCCTGGCTCCGCCAAGCCATGCCGGATTTTGGCAATCGCCTTGTTGTAAAACAGTTTCAGGGTGGCCAATCGAATCCTACATTTCTTTTGGACAGTGACAGTGGACGCTATGTCCTGCGCAAAAAACCGCCGGGGAAAACACTACCTTCTGCCCATATGGTCGAGCGGGAATACAAGGTTATTCGTGCGCTTTCAGACAACACCTCCCTGCCAGTGCCCAAGGCCAGAGTTCTGTGTGAAGACAGCGACATTATCGGTACCCCTTTTTACGTGATGGACTTTCTGGAAGGTCGCATTGTCAGCCACTCTGCCTTGCGGGCGCTGGATCGCCGGGAACGGCTGCCGGCCCATTACTCTGCGATCGACACCCTGGCGGAGCTGCATTCTGTTGATGTAAATGCAGTAGGCCTTGGGGACTATGGTCGTCCGGAAGGCTACGTGGCCCGGCAGGTTGCGCGCTGGAGCAAACAGTATCTGGCTGCAAAAACCGACGAAATGCCCGCCATGGACAAGCTTATGGCATGGCTGCCTGAAAACCTTCCTTCCACGGACGAGTGCGCAATTGCCCATGGGGACTATCGTTTTGGCAACCTGATGCTGGCCCCTGACAAGCCAGAAGTGATTGCCATACTGGACTGGGAGCTTTCTACGCTTGGACACCCGCTGGCGGATCTGGCCTACTACTGTCTGCCTTATCATCTGCCTTCGGATATGCCAGGTATGCGCGGATTGAAGGGTGAAGATCTCGAAGCGCTGGGCGTTCTGGATGAACAGGAAACCATTGCCCGTTACTGCGCCAGGACTGGCCGTGAAGAAATAGCAGACTGGCATGTTTATCTGGCGTTTTCGTTGTTCCGGTTAGCCTCTATCGTTCAGGGTGTCTATAAACGTGCTCTGGATGGTAATGCCGCCAATGCCAATGCTCTGGAAGTGGGGAAACGTGCGAGTCTTCTGGCTGAGACGGGCTGGAAAATTGCCTGCGAGGGAGAGCAGAAATGA
- the surE gene encoding 5'/3'-nucleotidase SurE, translating to MSGPIVRRILITNDDGIKAPGLARLEKIARNLAEEVWVVAPEHDRSGAGQSISIHDPLRVYETGDKRYSVSGTPADCVLYSLARWFGETPPDLVLSGVNCGANISDSVQYSGTVGAVLSARHMNVPAIALSQAFLSRDGVQWSPVERFGEEVIRQLWEPGEIRAWNVNFPACDAEDIVSARLCHQSTGSIQQARLQAGKDARSLPYWWLGFDRSSRHIVAPDSDVSVLRDKAIAIAPLRHEGPLPGNVKELDLSALLAN from the coding sequence ATGAGCGGGCCTATCGTGCGGCGTATCCTGATAACCAATGATGATGGCATCAAAGCCCCGGGGTTGGCGAGGCTGGAAAAGATAGCTCGCAACCTGGCGGAAGAGGTCTGGGTGGTTGCTCCGGAGCACGACCGCAGCGGTGCAGGTCAGAGCATTTCTATCCACGATCCTCTGCGAGTCTACGAAACCGGCGATAAGCGTTATTCAGTCTCCGGCACTCCGGCAGATTGTGTTCTCTATTCACTCGCCCGGTGGTTTGGCGAAACGCCTCCGGATCTGGTGCTGTCCGGTGTTAACTGCGGGGCCAATATCAGTGATTCGGTGCAATATTCGGGTACGGTGGGTGCTGTGCTCAGCGCCCGTCATATGAACGTCCCTGCCATTGCCCTGAGCCAGGCCTTTTTATCCAGAGACGGTGTTCAGTGGTCGCCCGTAGAACGTTTTGGCGAGGAGGTGATCCGGCAACTGTGGGAGCCAGGTGAAATCCGGGCCTGGAACGTGAACTTTCCTGCCTGCGACGCCGAAGACATTGTCTCTGCACGTTTGTGTCACCAGTCTACCGGGTCCATCCAGCAGGCCCGACTGCAGGCCGGGAAGGATGCCCGCAGTCTGCCTTACTGGTGGCTTGGGTTTGATCGCAGCTCCCGACACATAGTTGCGCCGGATTCTGACGTATCGGTATTGAGAGACAAAGCCATCGCTATCGCACCTCTGCGACACGAGGGGCCCCTGCCGGGGAACGTCAAAGAACTTGATCTGTCCGCACTGCTGGCAAACTGA
- a CDS encoding long-chain fatty acid--CoA ligase, whose protein sequence is MFTRHYAVWPKELPKTLTLPNTSVFTNLEISALRYPDHTAIIFYDEPMTYRRLLAEVEAMAGYLQAQGVKKGDRVLLYMQNSPQYVISYYAILRADAIVIPVNPMNRASELEHYIADTGSAICMAGQELVDYISPLLETTDLEQVVVASYSTYIKPDTDLDLPAEVAAPAWSGEIPGLVSWEQAMAAGHSPSEHTAGPEDLAVFPYSSGTTGAPKGCMHTHRSVMATTVHRVFWNLSTANSVQLATLPFFHVTGMTGSMNGPIFSGSAAVIMTRWDRTTASRLIERYKVTAWTNIVTMAVDFLSNPDIGNYDLSSLSMIGGGGAAMPAAVAEKLKRLTGLDYIEGYGMSETMAATHINPNAHPKAQCLGIPVFDVDSRIIDPETLKELGPGETGEIVSCGPQVTLGYWNRPAETDAAFIEIDGKRFFRTGDLAYYDEEGYFFMVDRLKRMINASGFKVWPSEVEALMYRHPAIHEVCIISAPDPKRGETVKACIVLTPEAEASTSVEDITSWCREHMAVYKVPTLVEFVTALPKSPTGKLMWRALQEEEWKGREGS, encoded by the coding sequence ATGTTCACACGCCATTATGCCGTCTGGCCTAAAGAGTTGCCCAAGACCCTGACTCTGCCGAACACCAGCGTTTTCACCAACCTGGAAATTTCGGCATTGCGCTACCCTGACCATACAGCCATTATTTTCTATGACGAACCTATGACATACCGTCGCCTGTTGGCAGAGGTGGAGGCGATGGCTGGATACCTGCAGGCGCAGGGTGTGAAAAAAGGTGATCGGGTACTGCTGTATATGCAGAACTCACCTCAGTATGTAATTTCCTATTACGCGATTCTGCGTGCGGATGCGATCGTGATTCCGGTGAACCCGATGAACCGGGCTTCAGAGCTGGAGCACTATATTGCGGATACTGGCTCGGCTATATGCATGGCGGGCCAGGAACTTGTCGACTATATATCTCCACTGCTGGAAACAACCGATCTGGAACAGGTTGTGGTGGCCTCGTACAGCACCTATATCAAGCCTGATACTGATCTTGACCTTCCCGCAGAGGTAGCCGCACCAGCCTGGTCCGGTGAGATTCCTGGTCTGGTGAGCTGGGAACAGGCTATGGCGGCCGGCCATAGTCCTTCGGAACATACAGCGGGTCCGGAAGACCTGGCGGTGTTTCCATACAGTTCCGGCACGACCGGTGCGCCCAAGGGTTGTATGCACACCCATCGCTCGGTAATGGCGACGACAGTACACCGGGTTTTCTGGAATCTGAGCACCGCCAACAGCGTGCAGCTGGCAACCTTGCCATTTTTCCACGTAACAGGCATGACAGGTTCCATGAACGGGCCAATTTTTTCGGGATCCGCAGCAGTGATCATGACGCGCTGGGATCGCACAACTGCCTCAAGGCTTATTGAACGCTATAAGGTCACTGCCTGGACCAACATCGTTACCATGGCCGTGGATTTCCTCTCCAACCCGGATATTGGCAACTACGACCTGTCCAGCCTCAGCATGATTGGTGGCGGAGGCGCCGCCATGCCTGCTGCCGTTGCAGAAAAACTGAAGAGGCTGACGGGGCTTGATTACATCGAAGGGTACGGCATGTCAGAAACCATGGCCGCAACCCACATAAATCCTAACGCGCATCCCAAAGCCCAGTGTCTGGGCATCCCCGTGTTTGATGTGGACAGCCGGATTATTGATCCAGAGACATTGAAAGAGCTGGGCCCGGGGGAAACCGGCGAGATCGTTTCCTGTGGTCCGCAGGTTACCCTTGGTTACTGGAACCGGCCTGCTGAAACCGATGCGGCGTTCATAGAAATTGACGGCAAGCGTTTCTTCCGTACTGGTGATCTGGCGTATTACGATGAAGAGGGATATTTCTTCATGGTTGATCGCCTTAAGCGGATGATCAACGCCTCCGGGTTCAAAGTCTGGCCGTCGGAAGTTGAGGCCCTGATGTACCGCCACCCGGCTATTCATGAGGTATGCATTATCTCGGCGCCAGATCCCAAGCGTGGTGAAACGGTGAAAGCCTGCATTGTGCTGACGCCTGAAGCCGAGGCGAGCACCAGCGTCGAAGATATTACCAGTTGGTGCAGAGAACATATGGCCGTCTACAAGGTACCTACCCTGGTTGAATTTGTGACTGCTTTACCCAAATCTCCTACGGGCAAGCTGATGTGGCGTGCGCTGCAGGAAGAAGAATGGAAAGGAAGGGAGGGGTCATGA